In Sphaeramia orbicularis chromosome 14, fSphaOr1.1, whole genome shotgun sequence, the following are encoded in one genomic region:
- the atp2a3 gene encoding LOW QUALITY PROTEIN: sarcoplasmic/endoplasmic reticulum calcium ATPase 1 (The sequence of the model RefSeq protein was modified relative to this genomic sequence to represent the inferred CDS: inserted 6 bases in 5 codons; deleted 1 base in 1 codon), protein MENAHTKSATEVLDNFGVNENTGLTLDQVRTNLDKYGPNELPAEEGKSLWELVVEQFEDLLVRILLLAACVSFVLALFEEGEETTTAFVEPVVILLILIANAVIGVWQVRSVSKRHRGSKEYEPGGGRFYRMNRKAVQRIKARDIVPGDIVEVAVGDKVPADIRVTSIKSTTLRVDQSILTGESVSIIKHXDPVPDPRAVNQDKKNMLFSGTNIAAGRAIGVVVATGVSTEIGKIRNQMASTEQEKTPLQQKLDEFGQQLSKVISLICVAVWVINIGHFGDPVHGGSWVRGAIYYFKIAVALAVAAIPEGLPAVITTCLALGTRRMAKKNAIVRSLPSVETLGCTSVICSDKTGTLTTNQMSVCRMFIADKVEDSTCVLHEFSITGSTYAPEGQVLKGDRPVQCSDYDGLLELATVCSMCNDSSLDYNEAKGVYEKVGEATETALTTLVEKMNVFKTDLSGLSKVERAGVCNSVIRQLMKKEFTLEFSRDRKSMSVFCTPVKPGSQSKMFVKGAPESVIERCQYLRVGSGKVTLTPXLRDQLMSKILDWGTGRDTLRCLALATMTTPHGKKTWTVENSSKFVQYESDLRGLCGMLDPPRKEVIGSVKLCTXAGIRVIMITGDNKGTAVAICRRIGIFNEDQDVAGMAYTGREFDDLPPEAQXEAVKRARCFARVEPAHKSKIVGYLQSFDEITAMTGDGVNDAPALKKAEIGIAMGSGTAVAKSASEMVLSDDNFSTIVAAVEEGRAIYNNMKQFIRYLISSNVGEVVCIFLTAILGLPEALIPVQLLWVNLVTDGLPATALGFNPPDLDIMDKPPRNPKEPLISGWLFFRYLAIGGYVGLGTVSAATWWYLFDKDGPQVXLYQLRHFMQCTEENPMFKGIDCEVFESRYPTTMALSVLVTIEMFNALNRTSPLLRMPPWVNIWLLGAIILSLSLHFLILYVEPLPLIFQVTPLLWSQWIVVLKISIPVILLDEALKYVSRNHLEGDEEKKYRRRWQLN, encoded by the exons AACTTCCAGCTGAAGAAG GTAAATCCCTGTGGGAGCTGGTGGTGGAACAGTTTGAAGATCTGCTGGTCCGGATCCTGCTCCTCGCCGCCTGCGTCTCCTTT GTGTTGGCTCTGtttgaggagggggaggagacaaCCACCGCCTTCGTGGAGCCCGTTGTGATCCTCCTGATCCTCATCGCCAACGCTGTTATCGGGGTCTGGCAGGTCAGATCTGTGTCCA AACGCCATCGAGGCTCTAAAGAGTACGAACCGGGAGGGGGAAGGTTTTACCGCATGAACCGCAAGGCCGTCCAGAGAATCAAAGCCAGAGACATCGTCCCCGGAGACATCGTAGAGGTGGCAG TTGGAGACAAAGTCCCAGCAGACATCAGAGTGACGTCCATAAAGTCCACCACCCTGAGAGTGGACCAGTCCATCCTCA CAGGGGAGTCCGTTTCCATCATCAAACA CGACCCGGTTCCTGATCCCAGAGCCGTCAACCAGGACAAGAAGAACATGTTGTTTTCA GGCACCAATATCGCCGCCGGTCGAGCGATAGGTGTCGTCGTGGCGACTGGCGTCTCCACAGAGATCGGTAAGATTCGTAACCAGATGGCGTCGACGGAGCAGGAGAAGACGCCTCTGCAGCAGAAGCTGGACGAGTTCGGCCAGCAGCTGTCCAAGGTCATCTCGCTGATCTGCGTGGCCGTGTGGGTCATCAACATCGGACACTTCGGAGACCCCGTCCACGGCGGCTCCTGGGTCCGCGGCGCCATCTATTACTTTAAGATCGCCGTGGCGCTGGCTGTGGCAGCCATCCCCGAAGGCCTGCCCGCTGTCATCACCACCTGCCTGGCCCTGGGAACGCGCCGCATGGCCAAGAAGAACGCCATTGTCCGCAGTCTGCCGTCGGTGGAGACGCTGGGATGCACGTCCGTCATCTGCTCCGACAAAACGGGGACGCTCACCACCAACCAGATGTCCGTGTGCAGG ATGTTCATTGCAGATAAAGTGGAAGACTCCACCTGCGTCCTTCATGAGTTCTCCATCACCGGTTCAACATATGCCCCCGAAGGACAAGT GTTGAAGGGCGATCGGCCGGTGCAGTGTTCGGACTACGATGGACTCCTGGAACTGGCCACCGTCTGCTCCATGTGCAACGACTCGTCTCTGGACTACAACGAG GCTAAAGGTGTCTATGAGAAGGTGGGTGAAGCCACGGAGACGGCGCTGACCACGCTGGTGGAGAAGATGAATGTGTTCAAGACCGACCTGTCAGGACTGAGCAAAGTGGAACGGGCTGGGGTCTGCAACTCG GTGATCAGACAGCTGATGAAGAAGGAGTTCACGCTGGAGTTTTCCAGAGACAGGAAGTCCATGTCGGTGTTCTGCACCCCTGTCAAACCGGGCTCCCAGAGCAAGATGTTCGTCA AGGGCGCTCCAGAGAGTGTGATCGAGCGCTGTCAGTACCTCCGAGTGGGCAGCGGGAAGGTGACGCTGACGC TCTTACGGGACCAGCTCATGTCCAAGATCCTGGACTGGGGGACGGGGAGGGACACCCTCCGCTGCCTGGCCTTGGCCACCATGACAACCCCCCACGGAAAGAAGACATGGACCGTGGAGAACTCCAGCAAGTTTGTACAGTACGA GTCTGACCTTCGTGGGCTGTGTGGGATGCTGGACCCGCCCAGGAAGGAGGTGATTGGCTCGGTGAAACTGTGCA AGGCGGGGATCCGGGTCATCATGATCACGGGAGACAACAAGGGC ACGGCCGTGGCCATCTGCAGGAGGATCGGCATCTTCAACGAGGACCAGGACGTGGCGGGGATGGCCTACACGGGTCGCGAGTTTGACGACCTCCCGCCCGAAGCCC GAGAAGCTGTCAAACGGGCGCGATGCTTCGCCCGCGTCGAGCCAGCACACAAGTCTAAAATCGTGGGATACCTGCAGTCGTTCGACGAGATCACGGCCATG ACTGGAGACGGTGTGAACGACGCCCCGGCTCTGAAGAAGGCGGAGATCGGAATCGCCATGGGCTCCGGGACGGCAGTGGCCAAGTCTGCGTCGGAGATGGTCCTGTCCGACGATAACTTCTCCACCATCGTGGCCGCCGTGGAGGAGGGTAGGGCCATCTACAACAACATGAAGCAGTTCATCAGATACCTGATCTCATCCAACGTGGGGGAGGTCGTGTG TATCTTCCTCACTGCCATCCTGGGTCTTCCTGAGGCCCTGATCCCGGTCCAGCTGCTGTGGGTCAACCTGGTGACGGACGGACTTCCTGCCACCGCCCTGGGCTTCAACCCCCCCGACCTGGACATCATGGACAAACCTCCCCGCAACCCCAAGGAGCCTCTGATCTCCGGCTGGCTCTTCTTCAGATACCTGGCCATTGgag GTTACGTGGGTCTGGGAACGGTGAGCGCTGCCACCTGGTGGTACCTGTTCGATAAGGATGGTCCACAGG ACCTTTATCAGCTG AGACACTTCATGCAATGCACCGAAGAAAACCCCATGTTCAAGGGCATCGACTGCGAGGTGTTTGAGTCACGTTACCCCACCACCATGGCGCTGTCCGTCCTGGTCACCATCGAGATGTTCAACGCCCTCAACAG AACCAGTCCCCTGCTCCGGATGCCTCCATGGGTCAACATCTGGCTTCTGGGGGCCATCATCCTGTCGCTGTCACTGCATTTCCTGATCCTCTACGTAGAACCTCTGCCG CTGATCTTCCAGGTGACTCCTCTGCTCTGGTCCCAGTGGATCGTGGTGCTGAAGATCTCCATCCCCGTCATCCTCCTGGACGAGGCGCTCAAATACGTGTCCAGGAACCATCTAGAAG GTGACGAGGAGAAGAAATATCGGAGGAGATGGCAGCTGAACTAA